A genomic segment from Sorangium aterium encodes:
- a CDS encoding OmpA family protein: MSLTPAEDDVPEQAAVWPVFGDLMACLFGLFVLFFVWAISFQVDLARDLAAERATRATERARLESLERALAGPLAEGRITLTEGRIGIRGSILFELNSAELQPAGIALLRALAGPLKAYLDLHDELIMVSGFTDDRPLTSSSRGYADNWELSAQRALTVTRALAAAGVPDTSLFAAGFGERHPVAPNDTSENRAKNRRVEISPIPRRGAP; encoded by the coding sequence ATGTCCCTGACGCCGGCCGAAGACGATGTCCCCGAGCAGGCGGCGGTCTGGCCGGTCTTCGGCGACCTCATGGCCTGTCTCTTCGGCCTCTTCGTGCTCTTTTTCGTCTGGGCGATCTCGTTTCAGGTCGATCTGGCCCGCGATCTCGCGGCCGAGCGCGCCACCCGCGCGACGGAGCGCGCGCGTCTGGAGTCGCTCGAGCGCGCCCTGGCCGGACCGCTCGCCGAGGGACGGATCACCCTGACGGAGGGGCGCATCGGGATCCGCGGCAGCATCCTGTTCGAGCTCAACTCGGCCGAGCTTCAGCCTGCCGGCATCGCGCTGCTCCGCGCGCTGGCCGGCCCGCTCAAGGCCTACCTCGATCTTCATGACGAGCTCATCATGGTGAGCGGTTTCACGGACGACCGCCCGCTCACGAGCTCGTCCCGCGGATATGCCGACAACTGGGAGCTCTCGGCGCAGCGAGCGCTCACGGTGACGCGGGCGCTCGCCGCGGCGGGTGTCCCCGACACATCGCTGTTCGCGGCCGGCTTCGGAGAGCGGCACCCGGTGGCGCCCAACGACACGAGCGAGAACCGGGCGAAGAACCGCCGGGTGGAGATCTCGCCGATCCCGCGGCGAGGCGCGCCCTGA
- a CDS encoding DUF2894 domain-containing protein has translation MAASPQPGSPPADARLAALRAAGAHRFDPAGFRLVEALLERARALDGGARARLAARASARLAALEAAFHRARADAEAHLRALADAGLPHDGALAAALALGDFPAVVRTTRRRLRALAAERKTTAVPSLARLRGEVAARDVRLPEPLARDLAELPCDGDVVERRVKRQAQALSSALSTALFHESLVSARATLAVARAADNVPEDAGPYNAQVLAARALCAAERLSEHYLRALVASLQDLGALAAALEPQPEKPARKKAAPRNTSSDAAPRRRPARSARKKESLFRGSR, from the coding sequence TTGGCCGCGTCGCCCCAACCCGGGTCGCCCCCGGCCGACGCGCGCCTCGCTGCCCTGCGGGCAGCCGGCGCCCACCGCTTCGACCCGGCGGGCTTCCGCCTCGTCGAGGCGCTCCTCGAGCGCGCTCGCGCCCTCGACGGCGGCGCCCGCGCGCGCCTCGCTGCCCGCGCCTCCGCGCGGCTCGCGGCGCTCGAAGCCGCCTTCCACCGCGCCCGCGCCGATGCCGAGGCCCACCTCCGCGCCCTCGCCGACGCCGGCCTCCCTCACGACGGCGCCCTGGCCGCGGCGCTCGCGCTCGGCGATTTCCCCGCCGTCGTGAGGACCACGCGCCGCCGCCTGCGCGCGCTCGCCGCCGAGCGGAAGACGACCGCCGTCCCCTCGCTCGCGCGCCTCCGCGGCGAGGTGGCCGCGCGCGACGTGCGCCTCCCCGAGCCGCTCGCGCGCGATCTCGCGGAGCTCCCGTGCGACGGCGACGTCGTCGAGCGCCGGGTGAAGCGGCAAGCCCAGGCCCTCAGCAGCGCGCTGTCCACCGCGCTGTTCCACGAGTCGCTGGTGAGCGCTCGCGCCACGCTCGCCGTCGCGCGCGCGGCCGACAACGTGCCGGAGGACGCCGGCCCCTACAACGCCCAGGTGCTCGCCGCCCGGGCGCTCTGCGCCGCCGAGCGGCTCTCGGAGCACTACCTGCGCGCGCTCGTGGCCAGCCTCCAGGACCTCGGCGCCCTGGCCGCCGCGCTCGAGCCGCAGCCCGAGAAGCCAGCGCGGAAAAAGGCCGCCCCGCGGAACACCAGCAGCGACGCTGCCCCTCGCCGACGGCCAGCCCGGTCCGCCCGAAAAAAAGAATCCCTTTTTCGCGGATCGCGTTAG
- a CDS encoding Stp1/IreP family PP2C-type Ser/Thr phosphatase produces the protein MVRDTNEDSFAILEHRGLFLLADGMGGRAAGEVASRMAIDTVRDFFDDPDSTWPVAVGVGPPTTRGSEARYVDQGLPLLVAGIQLANGRIFSAARRDREKRGMGTTIAAVLARDGFIAVAHVGDSRVYRLRDHRLEQLTRDHSLVNECIRLGHLLPEQASSFPLQHVITRALGTDEAVDVETRIDAIEAGDVLLLCSDGLSGVVPAQDIASILATHADLAEIASRLVKRANENGGPDNVTCVVVRWRASPGGPTRR, from the coding sequence ATGGTCAGAGACACGAACGAGGACAGCTTCGCGATCCTCGAGCACCGTGGGCTGTTCCTCCTGGCCGACGGCATGGGAGGGCGCGCCGCCGGGGAGGTCGCCTCGCGCATGGCGATCGATACGGTGCGTGATTTCTTCGACGATCCGGACTCCACCTGGCCTGTCGCCGTCGGCGTGGGGCCGCCCACGACGCGGGGCTCGGAGGCGCGCTACGTCGATCAGGGGCTCCCCCTGCTCGTCGCGGGCATCCAGCTCGCGAACGGCCGCATCTTCTCCGCGGCGCGGCGCGACCGGGAGAAGCGCGGCATGGGCACCACGATCGCGGCCGTGCTGGCGCGCGACGGCTTCATCGCCGTCGCGCACGTGGGCGACAGCCGCGTATACCGCCTCCGCGATCATCGCCTCGAGCAGCTCACGCGGGATCACTCGCTGGTCAACGAGTGCATCCGGCTCGGCCACCTCCTCCCCGAGCAGGCGAGCTCGTTCCCGCTCCAGCACGTGATCACCCGCGCCCTCGGCACCGACGAGGCGGTCGACGTGGAGACGCGGATCGACGCCATCGAGGCAGGCGATGTCCTGCTGCTCTGCTCAGACGGCCTGTCCGGCGTGGTGCCGGCGCAAGATATCGCAAGTATCCTGGCGACCCACGCCGATCTGGCCGAGATCGCGTCGCGGCTCGTCAAGCGTGCCAACGAGAACGGTGGTCCCGATAACGTCACCTGCGTTGTCGTGCGCTGGCGCGCTTCGCCCGGCGGCCCCACCAGGCGCTGA
- the uvrA gene encoding excinuclease ABC subunit UvrA, translating to MGARTNGSTHPQSIESPSRSAALSKPGKGSSSGARRAGPAATELDPAEHHRPALKLLDAAREPDFIEVLGSREHNLRIDRLEVPKRKLVVFTGVSGSGKSSLAFDTLYAEGQRRYVETLSSYARQFLGQLERPQVEHLRGLSPTIAIEQKSASSNPRSTVGTITEVYDYLRVLYARAGEQHCHLCGKPVKAQSSEQIVDELLGMPEGTKFVLFAPLVTHRKGEFKDLFEELRGRGFVRVEIDGAQHRLDELPKLDKKLKHTIALVVDRLVVRSDERQRITEGVELALQEGRGELRVELQADEGASGKRRRPDAPLLFSAARSCCGQSFPELSPQSFSFNSPLGMCGACNGLGTRLEIDPALVIPDPALSIREGAIAPWASAMARGEGWTFRIIDAVAKACSVDLDVPWRKLGAKKQEMVLHGLSGKRIAVTWGKEGTETHGTWGMKFEGVIPSLMRRFQQSSSESAREAYRKFMSERSCDACGSRRMRPESLAVRVAGKGIADVTSMTVRDAYEHFARLELPGNRQKITEGVRREITSRLSFLLNVGLDYLTLDRSGPTLSGGEAQRIRLASQLGSELSGVMYVLDEPSIGLHQRDNQRLIETLRRLRDLGNTVLVVEHDEETIRAADYVVDFGPGAGHLGGRVMAAGTPEEIARDPESVTGAYLAGRARIEVPDARRAPRGWLEILGAAEHNLRSIDVRFPLGVLLAVTGVSGAGKSSLVNGILLPALGRALHHSTEPVGAHRAIEGLKALDKVIAIDQKPIGRTPRSNPGTYTKAFDQIREIFAELPESRARGYGPGRFSFNVKGGRCEACSGDGMVKVEMHFLADVYVPCEVCAGKRYSAQTLAVRYKGKSIADILDTSIEDCLRLFEHHVALRRVLETLVEVGLGYMKIGQSAPTMSGGEAQRVKLSRELGKSQTGRTLYVLDEPTTGLHFEDIRKLLGVLHRLVEAGNTVVVIEHSLDVIKCADWVIDLGPEGGAGGGRIIAEGTPEHVAKVKGSYTGQFLSPLLPR from the coding sequence ATGGGCGCGCGAACGAACGGCTCCACACACCCGCAATCCATCGAATCCCCGTCCCGGAGCGCGGCGCTGAGCAAGCCGGGGAAGGGCAGCTCATCGGGCGCGCGGCGCGCCGGGCCGGCGGCGACGGAGCTCGATCCTGCGGAGCACCACCGGCCGGCGCTCAAGCTCCTCGACGCGGCGCGCGAGCCGGATTTCATCGAGGTGCTCGGATCGCGGGAGCACAACCTCCGCATCGATCGGCTGGAGGTGCCCAAGCGGAAGCTCGTGGTGTTCACGGGGGTGAGCGGCTCGGGCAAGTCGAGCCTGGCGTTCGACACGCTCTACGCCGAGGGGCAGCGGCGTTACGTCGAGACGCTGAGCTCTTACGCGCGCCAGTTCCTGGGTCAGCTCGAGCGCCCGCAGGTCGAGCACCTGCGCGGCCTGTCGCCGACCATTGCCATCGAGCAGAAGAGCGCGTCGAGCAACCCGCGCTCCACGGTCGGCACGATCACGGAGGTCTACGATTACCTGCGCGTGCTCTATGCGCGCGCCGGCGAGCAGCATTGCCACCTCTGCGGCAAGCCGGTGAAGGCGCAGAGCTCGGAGCAGATCGTCGACGAGCTCCTCGGGATGCCGGAGGGGACGAAGTTCGTGCTGTTCGCGCCGCTCGTGACCCACCGGAAGGGCGAGTTCAAGGATCTGTTCGAGGAGCTCCGGGGCCGCGGCTTCGTGCGGGTCGAGATCGACGGGGCGCAGCACCGGCTCGACGAGCTGCCGAAGCTCGACAAGAAGCTCAAGCACACCATCGCGCTCGTGGTGGACCGGCTGGTCGTGCGGTCGGACGAGCGCCAGCGCATCACGGAGGGGGTCGAGCTCGCGCTCCAGGAGGGGCGCGGCGAGCTCCGGGTCGAGCTCCAGGCCGACGAGGGGGCGTCCGGGAAGCGGCGTCGCCCCGACGCCCCGCTGCTGTTCAGCGCCGCGCGCTCCTGCTGCGGCCAGAGCTTCCCCGAGCTCTCGCCGCAGAGCTTCTCGTTCAACAGCCCGCTCGGCATGTGCGGCGCCTGCAACGGCCTCGGCACCCGCCTCGAGATCGATCCGGCCCTCGTGATCCCGGATCCTGCGCTGTCGATCCGGGAGGGCGCCATCGCCCCCTGGGCGTCGGCCATGGCGCGCGGGGAGGGCTGGACGTTCCGCATCATCGACGCCGTGGCCAAGGCGTGCTCCGTCGACCTCGACGTGCCCTGGCGCAAGCTCGGGGCGAAGAAGCAGGAGATGGTGCTCCATGGCCTCTCCGGCAAGCGCATCGCGGTGACGTGGGGGAAGGAGGGGACCGAGACCCACGGCACGTGGGGCATGAAGTTCGAGGGCGTGATCCCCAGCCTGATGCGCCGGTTCCAGCAGTCGTCGTCCGAGTCGGCGCGGGAGGCTTACCGCAAGTTCATGAGCGAGCGCTCGTGCGACGCCTGCGGCTCCCGGCGGATGCGCCCCGAGTCGCTCGCGGTGCGCGTCGCCGGCAAGGGGATCGCCGACGTCACCTCGATGACGGTGAGGGACGCCTACGAGCACTTCGCCCGGCTGGAGCTGCCGGGCAACCGGCAGAAGATCACGGAGGGGGTGCGGCGCGAGATCACGAGCCGGCTCAGCTTTCTCCTGAACGTGGGGCTCGATTACCTGACGCTCGACCGCTCGGGGCCGACGCTGAGCGGCGGCGAGGCGCAGCGCATCCGGCTGGCGAGCCAGCTCGGCAGCGAGCTCTCCGGGGTGATGTACGTGCTCGACGAGCCGAGCATCGGCCTGCACCAGCGCGACAACCAGCGCCTCATCGAGACGCTGCGGCGCCTCAGGGATCTGGGCAACACGGTGCTCGTGGTGGAGCACGACGAGGAGACGATCCGGGCCGCCGACTACGTGGTGGATTTCGGCCCGGGGGCGGGGCATCTCGGCGGCCGGGTGATGGCCGCGGGGACGCCCGAGGAGATCGCGCGTGACCCCGAGAGCGTGACCGGAGCGTACCTGGCGGGGCGCGCGCGCATCGAGGTGCCCGACGCGCGGCGCGCGCCGCGCGGGTGGCTGGAGATCCTCGGCGCGGCCGAGCACAACCTGAGGAGCATCGACGTCCGTTTCCCGCTCGGGGTGCTGCTCGCGGTGACCGGGGTGAGCGGCGCGGGCAAGAGCTCGCTGGTGAACGGCATCCTTTTGCCGGCGCTGGGCCGGGCGCTTCACCACAGCACCGAGCCGGTCGGCGCGCACCGCGCGATCGAGGGGCTCAAGGCGCTCGACAAGGTCATCGCGATCGACCAGAAGCCGATCGGCCGCACGCCGCGCTCGAACCCGGGGACGTACACGAAGGCGTTCGACCAGATCCGCGAGATCTTCGCCGAGCTGCCGGAGTCGCGCGCGCGCGGCTATGGCCCAGGGCGGTTCAGCTTCAACGTGAAGGGCGGGCGCTGCGAGGCGTGCAGCGGCGACGGCATGGTGAAGGTGGAGATGCACTTCCTCGCCGACGTCTATGTCCCGTGCGAGGTGTGCGCCGGCAAGCGGTACAGCGCGCAGACGCTGGCGGTGCGGTACAAGGGCAAGAGCATCGCGGATATCCTCGACACCAGCATCGAGGATTGCCTGCGTCTCTTCGAGCACCACGTCGCGCTGCGCCGCGTCCTGGAGACGCTGGTCGAGGTCGGCCTCGGTTACATGAAGATCGGCCAGAGCGCGCCGACGATGAGCGGCGGCGAGGCGCAGCGCGTGAAGCTGAGCCGAGAGCTCGGCAAGAGCCAGACGGGGCGAACGCTCTACGTCCTCGACGAGCCAACGACGGGCCTGCATTTCGAGGATATCCGCAAGCTGCTCGGCGTGCTCCACCGGCTGGTCGAAGCGGGGAACACGGTGGTGGTCATCGAGCACAGCCTTGACGTCATCAAGTGTGCGGACTGGGTGATCGATCTCGGCCCCGAGGGCGGAGCCGGCGGCGGCCGGATCATCGCCGAGGGGACGCCGGAGCACGTCGCGAAGGTGAAGGGCTCGTATACAGGGCAGTTCCTTAGCCCCCTTCTCCCGCGTTAA
- a CDS encoding IgGFc-binding protein, whose product MGAASAAACSASGSSAGAPRPGTTSSAGGGSGGDDVGSMSSGGFGDDIGAGTGGDAVGPELAGDPKTCAEAAASKSYIGCDFWPTVTANIVWSIFDYAVVVANAGDEIAEVEVTRAGAAVARAEVKPNSLSKIYLPWVRELKGPDATHCTGGDSITSSVRVDGGAYHLVSTRPVTVYQFNALEYKGEGGPSGKDWSSCPGNEACAANDGEPFGCFSFTNDASLLLPSTAMTGNYRITGQRGWAEADFGGYIVISGIQDGTSVTVNVAQGGSVVAGDGIPRTTGGGSFTVQLEAGDVVEVLGHPRSDLSGSLVTATRPVQVLTGIPCVQAPVGHQACDHIEESVFPAETLGKRYFVTVPTSPGGHVIGHLVRLYGNVDGTALTYPSGRPDGAPTTINAGQVVDLDVVRRDFEVVGDHEFAVSTFMLGAEIVDADTESRQKGDPSQSHPTAVEQYRSKYVFLAPSDYDESYVDIIQPLDARITLDDAPVDVAPTPIGNGSGFGVARVRLGPGNGGAHVLTASAPVGIQVLGYGAYTSYQYPGGLNLVVIAPPPPPPR is encoded by the coding sequence GTGGGCGCCGCCTCGGCGGCGGCGTGCTCCGCCAGCGGCTCGTCGGCGGGCGCCCCTCGGCCCGGGACCACCTCCAGCGCCGGCGGCGGCTCGGGCGGCGACGACGTCGGGTCGATGAGCTCCGGCGGTTTCGGCGACGACATCGGCGCCGGCACCGGGGGCGACGCCGTCGGCCCCGAGCTGGCCGGCGACCCGAAGACGTGCGCGGAGGCCGCCGCGAGCAAGTCCTATATCGGCTGTGACTTCTGGCCCACGGTCACCGCGAACATCGTCTGGTCGATCTTCGACTACGCGGTCGTCGTCGCGAACGCCGGCGACGAGATCGCCGAGGTCGAGGTGACACGCGCCGGCGCCGCCGTGGCGCGCGCCGAGGTCAAGCCCAACAGCCTGAGCAAGATCTACCTCCCCTGGGTGCGCGAGCTGAAGGGGCCCGACGCCACCCATTGCACCGGGGGCGACTCGATCACGAGCTCCGTCCGCGTCGACGGCGGCGCTTACCACCTCGTCTCGACCAGGCCGGTCACCGTCTATCAATTCAACGCGCTCGAGTACAAGGGGGAGGGCGGCCCGTCCGGGAAGGACTGGTCCTCCTGCCCTGGCAACGAGGCGTGCGCGGCCAACGACGGGGAACCCTTCGGCTGCTTCTCCTTCACCAACGACGCGTCGCTGCTCCTGCCGAGCACCGCGATGACAGGCAACTACCGCATCACCGGCCAGCGCGGCTGGGCGGAGGCGGACTTCGGCGGCTACATCGTCATCAGCGGGATCCAGGACGGCACCAGCGTCACCGTGAACGTCGCCCAGGGCGGCTCGGTGGTCGCGGGCGACGGCATCCCCCGGACGACCGGCGGCGGCAGCTTCACCGTCCAGCTCGAAGCGGGGGACGTCGTCGAGGTCCTCGGGCACCCGAGGAGCGACCTCAGCGGCAGCCTCGTCACAGCGACCCGCCCTGTCCAGGTGCTGACGGGCATACCGTGCGTGCAGGCGCCCGTCGGCCACCAGGCCTGCGACCACATCGAGGAGTCCGTGTTCCCCGCCGAGACGCTGGGCAAGCGGTACTTCGTCACGGTCCCGACGTCGCCCGGCGGCCACGTCATCGGCCACCTCGTGCGCCTCTACGGCAACGTCGACGGCACGGCGCTCACGTATCCGTCCGGCAGGCCAGACGGCGCGCCGACCACCATCAACGCCGGTCAGGTCGTCGATCTCGACGTGGTGAGGCGGGATTTCGAGGTCGTGGGAGACCACGAGTTCGCGGTCAGCACGTTCATGCTGGGCGCCGAGATCGTCGACGCTGACACCGAGTCTCGCCAGAAGGGCGATCCGTCGCAGAGCCACCCCACCGCGGTCGAGCAATACCGCTCCAAGTACGTCTTCCTCGCGCCGAGCGACTACGATGAGAGCTACGTCGACATCATCCAGCCGCTCGACGCGAGGATCACGCTCGACGACGCCCCCGTCGACGTCGCGCCGACCCCGATCGGCAACGGCTCCGGCTTCGGCGTCGCGCGCGTCCGGCTCGGCCCCGGCAACGGCGGCGCGCACGTGCTGACCGCCTCGGCCCCTGTCGGCATCCAGGTGCTCGGCTACGGCGCCTACACGAGCTACCAGTACCCTGGCGGGCTCAACCTCGTCGTCATCGCGCCTCCGCCGCCCCCGCCGCGCTGA
- a CDS encoding DMT family transporter, with amino-acid sequence MTDEPRSSARRARRAALFVVLASLAFAASGPLARYARPVHPLAIAFGRVALAAIALSLVDLRAIARSAAGLSPRQRAAVLCAGLLLAVHFALFLWGLDRTSLAAALSLVSLEPLAVVLCAWAFFGVRPTRSEQAGVLLATVGALVVARSAGAGDHRLSGDLLVVGATLLYGLYVSFARALRDALPARSYAVLVYGSAAVFLAVALPFAPGALEGVAPPPAHAAVAIVALALVPTVVGHTAVQIAARRMSPSIVALVSPGETLGGIAIGALWLRATPTALEIAGAAVILLGATVAILGSSSSAATSAG; translated from the coding sequence ATGACGGACGAGCCGCGCTCCTCGGCACGTCGCGCCCGCCGCGCCGCGCTCTTCGTCGTCCTGGCCAGCCTCGCCTTCGCCGCGAGCGGCCCGCTCGCCCGCTATGCGCGCCCGGTCCACCCGCTCGCCATCGCCTTCGGCCGGGTCGCCCTCGCCGCGATCGCGCTCTCCCTTGTCGACCTGCGCGCCATCGCCCGCTCGGCTGCCGGCCTCTCGCCGCGCCAGCGCGCCGCCGTCCTCTGCGCCGGCCTCCTGCTCGCCGTCCACTTCGCGCTCTTCCTCTGGGGGCTCGACCGCACGTCCCTCGCCGCCGCGCTCTCGCTCGTCTCGCTCGAGCCGCTCGCCGTCGTGCTCTGCGCGTGGGCGTTCTTCGGCGTCCGCCCCACGCGCTCCGAGCAGGCGGGCGTGCTCCTCGCCACCGTCGGCGCGCTCGTCGTCGCGCGCTCGGCCGGCGCCGGCGATCACCGGCTCTCGGGCGACCTCCTGGTCGTCGGCGCCACCCTCCTCTACGGCCTCTACGTCTCCTTCGCCCGCGCGCTCCGGGACGCGCTGCCAGCGCGGAGCTACGCCGTCCTCGTCTACGGCAGCGCCGCGGTTTTCCTCGCCGTGGCGCTCCCGTTCGCGCCCGGCGCGCTCGAGGGCGTCGCCCCGCCGCCGGCCCACGCCGCCGTCGCCATCGTCGCGCTCGCGCTCGTCCCCACCGTCGTCGGCCACACAGCGGTCCAGATCGCGGCGCGCCGCATGTCCCCGTCCATCGTCGCGCTCGTGTCCCCCGGCGAGACGCTGGGCGGGATCGCCATCGGCGCCCTGTGGCTCCGCGCCACCCCCACCGCCCTCGAGATCGCGGGCGCCGCGGTCATCCTCCTCGGCGCCACCGTCGCGATCCTCGGGTCGAGCTCGTCCGCGGCCACGAGCGCAGGCTGA
- a CDS encoding phenylacetate--CoA ligase family protein: MRGRETLKDLEQIERSQWRSEDEIRDLSFRRMLAALQFAEQHVPFYRARFAEHGVRAASVKAPEDLLRFPVLTRADLRAHGQDLLAEGFVGRLYASGTGGSTGEPVQFRFDHRTYERRIAAAMRSDGWAGARLGDRELHLWSAVLVSETLAKKAKRSLHEAILRKKMVSAFDLSERRLAALLDEIARYRPQLIVGYASALYHAARYALSDGRALPAPRGIVTSAERLFAHQRDAIERAFGAPVFDRYGCRELMLIAAECGRHAGKHINMENVFVELIRDGRHALPGEAGEVVVTDLVCRSMPLIRYKNQDVAIAAGAPCACGRGLPMLASVEGRVLDLLVGPDGELLAGEFFPHLIKDQPTIARYQVYQDRRRALTVKLVPGKGFQPETARLIERVVRQHLGERAEVRVQIVDDIPLTSGGKHRVTLSEVPVQLGRGRAA, translated from the coding sequence TTGAGGGGCAGGGAGACCCTGAAAGACCTGGAGCAGATAGAGCGCTCCCAGTGGCGATCGGAAGACGAGATTCGCGATCTCAGCTTCCGGCGGATGCTCGCCGCCCTCCAGTTCGCCGAGCAGCACGTCCCGTTCTATCGGGCTCGCTTCGCCGAGCACGGCGTGCGCGCCGCCTCGGTGAAGGCGCCGGAGGACCTGCTGCGGTTCCCCGTCCTCACGAGGGCCGACCTCCGCGCCCACGGGCAGGACCTCCTCGCCGAGGGCTTCGTCGGCCGGCTCTATGCGAGCGGCACGGGCGGGTCCACGGGGGAGCCGGTGCAGTTCCGCTTCGACCACCGCACGTACGAGCGCCGCATCGCGGCCGCCATGCGGTCCGACGGGTGGGCGGGCGCCCGGCTCGGCGACCGGGAGCTCCACCTGTGGAGCGCCGTGCTGGTCAGCGAGACGCTCGCGAAGAAGGCCAAGCGCTCCCTTCACGAGGCCATCCTCCGCAAGAAGATGGTCTCCGCCTTCGACCTGTCCGAGCGGCGCCTCGCCGCCTTGCTCGACGAGATCGCGCGGTACCGGCCGCAGCTCATCGTCGGCTACGCGAGCGCGCTGTACCACGCGGCGCGCTACGCGCTCTCGGACGGCCGCGCGCTCCCCGCGCCGCGCGGCATCGTCACCAGCGCAGAGCGGCTGTTCGCGCACCAGCGCGACGCCATCGAGCGCGCGTTCGGCGCGCCGGTGTTCGATCGGTACGGCTGCCGGGAGCTCATGCTGATCGCCGCCGAGTGCGGGCGGCACGCCGGCAAGCACATCAACATGGAGAACGTGTTCGTCGAGCTGATCCGCGACGGGCGGCACGCCCTGCCCGGCGAGGCTGGCGAGGTCGTCGTGACCGACCTCGTCTGCCGCTCGATGCCGCTCATCCGCTACAAGAACCAGGACGTCGCGATCGCCGCCGGCGCGCCGTGCGCCTGCGGCCGCGGGCTGCCGATGCTCGCCTCGGTCGAGGGCCGCGTCCTCGACCTGCTCGTCGGCCCCGACGGCGAGCTGCTCGCCGGGGAGTTCTTCCCGCACCTCATCAAGGACCAGCCGACGATCGCCCGCTACCAGGTCTACCAGGACCGGCGGCGCGCGCTCACGGTCAAGCTCGTGCCGGGCAAGGGCTTCCAGCCCGAGACCGCGAGGCTCATCGAGCGCGTCGTCCGGCAGCACCTGGGCGAGCGCGCGGAGGTCCGCGTCCAGATCGTCGACGACATCCCCCTCACGAGCGGCGGCAAGCACCGGGTCACCCTCTCCGAGGTCCCCGTCCAGCTGGGCCGGGGGCGCGCAGCATGA
- a CDS encoding ClpXP protease specificity-enhancing factor SspB, with the protein MSDVQRPLPPKKDVALALLEREPSVFIHLDPRRPGVSVPKWFTGQPQLILQVGMNMAIAIPDLKVDDDGISCTLSFNRAPFWCRLPWHAIWALVSEDQRGMVWPEDIPADLAAQKQQRPAVAPPQKPAKRPRPRLAAVAPPSSDEERSDEAADEARARDRARPQLEAVEAGERLGAGEAPARDAGAAVRSLAPVPAPALAPVRSTEEREDDESGGSGEPEPKPRQGAGKPKRELPPYLRVIK; encoded by the coding sequence ATGTCCGACGTGCAGAGACCGCTTCCGCCGAAGAAGGACGTCGCGCTGGCTCTCCTCGAGCGAGAGCCGAGCGTGTTCATCCACCTCGATCCGCGCCGGCCCGGTGTCTCCGTCCCCAAGTGGTTCACGGGACAGCCGCAGCTGATCCTCCAGGTCGGCATGAACATGGCGATCGCCATCCCCGACCTCAAGGTGGACGACGACGGGATCAGCTGCACCCTGTCGTTCAACCGCGCGCCCTTCTGGTGCCGCTTGCCGTGGCACGCGATCTGGGCGCTCGTGAGCGAGGACCAGCGCGGCATGGTGTGGCCCGAGGACATCCCGGCCGATCTCGCCGCGCAGAAGCAGCAGCGCCCGGCCGTCGCCCCGCCGCAGAAGCCCGCCAAGAGGCCGCGCCCCCGGCTCGCCGCCGTCGCGCCCCCCAGCAGCGACGAAGAGCGGAGCGACGAGGCGGCGGACGAGGCGCGGGCGCGCGACAGGGCGCGCCCCCAGCTCGAGGCCGTGGAGGCCGGCGAGCGCCTCGGCGCGGGCGAGGCTCCGGCGCGGGACGCCGGTGCGGCCGTGAGGTCGCTCGCGCCGGTGCCGGCGCCGGCGCTCGCGCCGGTGCGGTCCACCGAGGAGCGCGAAGACGACGAATCGGGGGGCTCTGGTGAGCCCGAGCCCAAGCCTCGCCAGGGAGCGGGCAAGCCGAAGCGGGAACTGCCCCCTTATTTGCGGGTCATCAAGTAA